From the genome of Halomonas sp. MCCC 1A13316, one region includes:
- the rpsT gene encoding 30S ribosomal protein S20 has product MANSKQARKRARQAEGRRVLKASQRAMVRTYVKRVIKAINGGDHATAMTEFQKAQPVIDRIADKDVLSKKKAARLKSRLNTRIKALAA; this is encoded by the coding sequence GTGGCAAACAGCAAGCAAGCACGCAAGCGTGCCCGTCAGGCGGAAGGTCGTCGTGTTCTGAAGGCGAGCCAGCGCGCCATGGTGCGTACCTACGTGAAGCGCGTCATCAAGGCCATCAACGGCGGCGATCACGCCACCGCGATGACTGAATTCCAGAAGGCGCAGCCGGTCATCGATCGCATCGCCGACAAGGACGTGCTCTCCAAGAAAAAGGCTGCGCGCCTGAAGAGCCGTCTGAACACGCGAATTAAGGCACTGGCTGCGTAA
- the proB gene encoding glutamate 5-kinase: protein MGEPGVNEQRVPGRDALRGARRVVVKIGSALLTNDGRGLDEAAIGGWVDQIAALHRQGVEVVLVSSGAVAAGMVRLGWQARPSAVHELQAAAAVGQNGLTQCYEHHFARHGLLTAQVLLTHDDLSNRKRYLNARSALRTLVDLRVVPVVNENDTVVTDEIRFGDNDTLGALVANLLEAEALVILTDQEGLFDADPRHNPAATLVSEGRADDPALAAMAGGGGALGRGGMTTKVQAARLAARSGAVTVIASGRQSDVLLRLTRGERLGTLLCPEEAPMAARKRWLAGQLQVRGSLTLDAGAVKVLRGSGSSLLAVGVKALTGDFVRGDMVLCLDEQGQRIAKGLVNYGADEARRILGQPSHQIEAILGYMEAPELIHRDNLVVL, encoded by the coding sequence ATGGGAGAGCCGGGTGTGAACGAGCAGCGGGTACCGGGTCGCGATGCGCTGCGTGGCGCTCGCCGGGTGGTGGTGAAGATCGGCAGCGCTCTGCTGACCAATGACGGGCGCGGGCTCGATGAAGCGGCGATCGGCGGCTGGGTGGACCAGATCGCGGCGCTGCATCGCCAGGGTGTCGAGGTGGTGCTGGTGTCGTCGGGTGCCGTGGCCGCCGGCATGGTGCGGCTGGGCTGGCAAGCCCGACCTTCGGCAGTGCATGAATTGCAGGCTGCCGCTGCGGTAGGTCAGAACGGCCTGACCCAGTGCTATGAGCATCATTTCGCTCGCCATGGTCTGCTCACCGCCCAGGTGCTGCTGACCCACGACGACCTCTCCAACCGCAAGCGCTACCTCAACGCGCGTTCGGCGCTGCGTACCCTGGTCGACCTGCGCGTGGTGCCGGTGGTCAACGAGAACGATACCGTGGTCACCGACGAGATCCGCTTCGGCGACAACGACACCCTGGGCGCGCTGGTAGCCAACCTGCTCGAGGCCGAAGCACTGGTGATCCTCACCGACCAGGAGGGGCTGTTCGATGCCGACCCGCGCCACAACCCGGCGGCCACGCTGGTCAGCGAGGGGCGTGCTGATGACCCGGCACTGGCGGCGATGGCCGGCGGCGGCGGTGCGCTGGGGCGGGGCGGCATGACCACCAAGGTGCAGGCAGCCCGCCTGGCCGCTCGCTCCGGTGCCGTCACGGTGATCGCCAGCGGACGCCAGTCCGATGTGCTGCTGCGGCTGACCCGGGGCGAGCGGCTGGGTACGCTGCTGTGCCCCGAGGAGGCGCCGATGGCGGCACGCAAGCGCTGGCTGGCCGGCCAGCTGCAGGTGCGCGGCAGCCTGACGCTGGATGCCGGGGCGGTGAAGGTGCTGCGGGGCAGCGGCTCGAGCCTGCTGGCGGTGGGCGTCAAGGCACTGACGGGCGACTTCGTGCGTGGCGACATGGTGCTGTGCCTCGACGAGCAGGGCCAACGAATCGCCAAGGGGCTGGTGAACTACGGTGCTGACGAGGCGCGCCGCATTCTCGGCCAGCCGAGTCACCAGATCGAGGCGATTCTTGGCTACATGGAGGCGCCCGAGCTGATCCACCGGGACAACCTCGTCGTGCTGTGA
- the cgtA gene encoding Obg family GTPase CgtA, translated as MQFVDEASIIVEAGRGGNGCLSFRREKYVPKGGPDGGDGGHGGSVYLVGDDALNTLIDFKYQRFYQAESGRPGQGRQMSGRAGGDLMVKVPVGTTVIDEDTLEVIADITEIGQQVLVAQGGRRGLGNIHFKSSTNRAPRKTTPGTDGERRNLRLEMKVMADVGLLGMPNAGKSTLIRSVSAAKPKVADYPFTTLVPNLGVVKLGMHEHFVMADVPGLIEGASDGAGLGLRFLKHLTRTRLLFHVVDVAPFDESDPVEAAHAIAHELEQFSPTLAERPRWLVINKLDLVPDEEREARVAAIVEGLAWKGPVYRVSAISGEGTDTLVQAAHRWLTEQRRLENEDEEAAEREREIRERMEAEAVARTEARLGRKRKRSDEDDDFDDDDYDVEVEYVE; from the coding sequence ATGCAGTTCGTCGACGAAGCCTCGATCATCGTGGAAGCCGGCAGGGGCGGTAACGGCTGCCTGAGCTTCCGCCGCGAGAAGTACGTGCCCAAGGGTGGTCCCGATGGCGGCGACGGCGGGCATGGCGGCAGCGTCTACCTGGTCGGTGACGATGCCCTCAACACCTTGATCGACTTCAAATATCAGCGCTTCTATCAGGCCGAGAGCGGGCGTCCCGGACAGGGGCGCCAAATGAGCGGCCGGGCCGGCGGCGACTTGATGGTCAAAGTGCCGGTGGGTACCACGGTGATCGATGAGGACACCCTCGAGGTGATCGCCGATATCACCGAGATCGGTCAGCAGGTGCTGGTGGCCCAGGGTGGCCGCCGCGGCCTGGGCAACATTCACTTCAAGTCGTCGACCAACCGGGCGCCGCGCAAGACCACGCCCGGCACCGACGGCGAGCGGCGCAACCTGCGCCTGGAGATGAAGGTAATGGCCGACGTCGGCCTGCTGGGCATGCCCAATGCCGGCAAGTCGACCCTGATCCGCTCGGTCTCGGCGGCCAAGCCCAAGGTGGCCGATTACCCCTTTACCACTCTGGTGCCCAACCTCGGCGTGGTGAAGCTGGGCATGCACGAGCACTTCGTGATGGCCGACGTGCCGGGGCTGATCGAGGGGGCTTCGGATGGTGCCGGGCTGGGGCTTCGGTTCCTCAAGCACCTGACCCGTACCCGGCTGCTGTTCCACGTGGTCGACGTGGCGCCCTTCGACGAGTCCGATCCAGTCGAGGCGGCCCATGCCATCGCCCATGAACTCGAGCAGTTTTCGCCGACCCTGGCCGAGCGACCGCGCTGGCTGGTGATCAACAAGCTCGATCTGGTGCCGGACGAGGAGCGCGAGGCGCGGGTGGCTGCCATTGTCGAAGGTCTTGCCTGGAAGGGGCCGGTCTACCGTGTCTCGGCGATCAGCGGCGAGGGCACCGACACACTGGTGCAGGCGGCGCATCGCTGGCTCACCGAGCAGCGTCGGCTGGAGAATGAGGACGAAGAGGCGGCCGAGCGCGAGCGGGAGATACGCGAGCGCATGGAGGCTGAGGCGGTGGCGCGGACCGAGGCGCGCCTGGGTCGCAAACGCAAGCGCAGCGATGAGGACGACGACTTCGACGATGATGATTACGATGTCGAAGTCGAATATGTGGAGTGA
- the rpmA gene encoding 50S ribosomal protein L27 — MAHKKAAGSTRNGRDSESKRLGVKLYGGQAVTAGNIIVRQRGTRFHAGTGVGIGRDHTLFALSDGVIKFETKGPKNRKFVSVVSA, encoded by the coding sequence ATGGCTCATAAGAAGGCAGCCGGTTCTACCCGTAACGGCCGCGATTCAGAATCCAAACGTCTTGGTGTCAAGCTGTACGGCGGCCAGGCGGTGACTGCAGGCAACATCATCGTGCGTCAGCGTGGCACCCGTTTCCATGCCGGCACCGGCGTTGGCATCGGCCGCGACCACACCCTGTTCGCCCTCAGCGACGGTGTGATCAAGTTCGAGACCAAGGGTCCGAAGAACCGCAAGTTCGTCAGCGTCGTCTCTGCCTGA
- the rplU gene encoding 50S ribosomal protein L21, which produces MYAVIKSGGKQYRVQEGQTLKLEKLEIPTGDTIEFDQVLLVADGDDVTIGAPLVDGAKVAAEIVSHGRGEKIRIIKFRRRKHHMKRQGHRQWFTEVKITGISA; this is translated from the coding sequence ATGTACGCAGTAATCAAGAGCGGTGGCAAGCAGTACCGCGTTCAGGAAGGCCAGACGCTCAAGCTCGAGAAGCTCGAGATCCCGACTGGCGATACCATCGAGTTCGACCAGGTGCTGCTGGTTGCCGATGGCGACGACGTCACCATTGGTGCCCCGCTGGTCGACGGCGCCAAGGTGGCTGCCGAGATCGTCTCCCACGGCCGTGGCGAGAAGATCCGCATCATCAAGTTCCGTCGCCGCAAGCATCACATGAAGCGTCAGGGCCACCGTCAGTGGTTCACTGAAGTCAAGATCACCGGGATTTCCGCCTAA
- the ispB gene encoding octaprenyl diphosphate synthase, whose translation MPANASTRSSDSNASASSLHAVVANDFAAVNRTIMDQLASRVPLVETIGQYIIASGGKRLRPLLVLLSARALGYPGDKHISLATLIEFMHTSTLLHDDVVDESHMRRGRVTANDAWGNAPSVLVGDYLYSRSFQMMVQIGSLKIMDVLSSATCVIAEGEVQQLTNVGNPDIDEAVYFETIQGKTAMLFEAATHSGAILAGADPQQEAALQYYGRYLGLAFQLVDDLLDYQGEADAMGKNVGDDLAEGKPTLPLIQAMAAGTADQAKTIRQAICQGGLERLEEVLAIVRDTGALDYTRARAEEMSAKALEQLDFLPPSRYRDSMADLARLAVERQN comes from the coding sequence ATGCCAGCCAACGCCTCTACCCGCTCTTCAGACAGCAACGCCTCCGCCTCGTCGCTCCATGCGGTGGTCGCCAACGATTTCGCCGCGGTCAACCGCACCATCATGGATCAACTGGCGTCGCGGGTCCCGCTGGTGGAAACCATCGGCCAGTACATCATCGCCAGCGGCGGCAAGCGGCTTCGCCCCTTACTGGTCCTGCTTTCGGCCCGGGCACTGGGCTACCCAGGCGACAAGCACATCTCGCTGGCCACGCTGATCGAGTTCATGCACACCTCGACCCTGCTCCACGACGACGTGGTCGACGAATCTCACATGCGTCGCGGCCGTGTCACGGCCAACGACGCCTGGGGTAATGCCCCCTCGGTACTGGTGGGCGACTACCTTTACTCCCGCTCCTTCCAGATGATGGTGCAGATCGGCTCACTCAAGATCATGGACGTGCTCTCGAGCGCCACCTGCGTGATTGCCGAAGGCGAGGTTCAACAGTTGACCAACGTGGGCAACCCCGACATCGACGAAGCGGTCTACTTCGAAACCATCCAGGGCAAGACCGCCATGCTGTTCGAAGCCGCCACCCATAGTGGCGCCATCCTGGCCGGGGCCGACCCGCAGCAGGAAGCGGCACTGCAATACTACGGCCGCTACCTGGGCCTGGCGTTCCAGCTCGTCGACGACCTGCTCGACTACCAGGGCGAAGCCGACGCGATGGGCAAGAACGTGGGCGACGACCTGGCCGAGGGCAAGCCGACCCTGCCGCTGATCCAGGCCATGGCCGCCGGCACCGCCGACCAGGCCAAGACGATCCGTCAGGCCATCTGCCAGGGCGGGCTCGAGCGGCTCGAGGAAGTGCTCGCCATCGTGCGCGATACCGGCGCACTGGACTACACCCGAGCCCGCGCCGAAGAGATGTCGGCCAAGGCACTTGAGCAGCTCGATTTCCTGCCTCCCAGCCGCTATCGCGACAGCATGGCCGACCTGGCCCGACTCGCCGTCGAGCGCCAGAACTGA
- a CDS encoding sensor domain-containing diguanylate cyclase — translation MPGPHWSNSDLDTLRAKFYQLHIAVEQSPAATAITDTEGRIEYVNQRFIEVTGYTREELIGKTPAMIQSGLTPEIVYHDLWQTLRSGQVWRGELQNRKKSGELYWEAETITPVRNDAGEVVRFVAVKEDITERKRQEEELRLLASVFQTGQATLITDPEMRIERVNQAFTDITGYRPEEVIGHTPRLFKSGRHDKAFYSQLWQDVIETGHWQGEIWNRNKYGEIYPLWQSITAVHDEAGNIRHFIAVFHNIAERKRLEQELEQQATRDHLTGAHNRRAFDAAMRKAIRQAERSDNTFSLLLFDIDLFKSVNDQHGHDTGDVILKRLALLVGKTLRSTDLLARWGGEEFAILLQDTSAQGASTFAERLRQQVAETRLQGLAVTISLGIAEYRRGESPEEMLARADGALYRAKRAGRNRVGIADTHP, via the coding sequence ATGCCCGGCCCCCATTGGTCCAACAGTGATCTCGACACGCTGCGGGCCAAGTTCTATCAGCTTCACATTGCCGTGGAACAGAGCCCGGCCGCAACCGCGATCACCGATACCGAAGGACGCATCGAATACGTCAATCAGCGCTTCATCGAGGTGACCGGCTATACCCGCGAAGAGCTGATCGGCAAGACGCCTGCGATGATCCAGTCGGGCCTGACGCCCGAAATCGTCTATCACGACCTGTGGCAGACCCTGCGCAGCGGCCAGGTCTGGCGCGGCGAATTGCAGAACCGCAAGAAGAGCGGAGAACTCTACTGGGAAGCCGAAACCATCACGCCGGTGCGCAACGATGCCGGCGAAGTCGTGCGCTTCGTGGCGGTTAAAGAGGACATCACCGAGCGCAAGCGCCAGGAAGAGGAGCTGCGACTTCTTGCCAGCGTGTTCCAGACCGGCCAGGCCACCTTGATCACCGATCCGGAAATGCGCATCGAGAGGGTCAACCAGGCCTTCACCGACATCACCGGCTACCGGCCCGAAGAAGTGATCGGCCACACGCCACGGCTGTTCAAGTCAGGGCGGCATGACAAGGCGTTTTACTCCCAACTGTGGCAGGACGTCATCGAGACCGGCCATTGGCAGGGCGAGATCTGGAACCGCAACAAGTACGGCGAGATCTACCCGCTGTGGCAGTCGATCACGGCCGTCCATGACGAGGCCGGCAACATACGCCACTTCATTGCGGTATTCCACAACATCGCCGAACGCAAGCGCCTTGAGCAGGAACTGGAACAGCAGGCCACCCGCGATCACCTGACCGGGGCGCATAACCGCCGCGCCTTCGATGCCGCCATGCGCAAGGCGATTCGGCAGGCTGAACGCAGCGACAACACCTTCTCGCTGCTGCTTTTCGATATCGACCTGTTCAAGTCGGTCAACGACCAACATGGCCACGATACCGGCGATGTCATCCTCAAACGCCTGGCCTTGCTGGTAGGCAAAACCCTGCGCAGCACCGACCTTCTGGCCCGCTGGGGCGGCGAAGAGTTTGCCATCCTGCTGCAGGACACGTCCGCCCAAGGGGCGTCGACATTCGCCGAGCGCCTGCGCCAGCAGGTGGCCGAGACCCGCTTGCAGGGTTTGGCCGTCACCATCAGCCTGGGCATTGCCGAATACCGTCGAGGTGAAAGCCCCGAAGAGATGCTGGCCCGAGCCGATGGCGCGCTTTATCGCGCCAAGCGGGCAGGACGCAACCGCGTGGGCATCGCCGACACCCACCCCTGA